One window of Thermocoleostomius sinensis A174 genomic DNA carries:
- a CDS encoding GMC oxidoreductase: MKFSDLNQLENDVVIETDLCIVGSGPAGLSIAKEFANTNIQVWIIESGGLKEDADTQTLYAIESIGVPRVMQQEILRYRIWGGTSHIWTGRCAPFDEIDFQHRDWVPYSGWPISRHELNPYLERASYNLGLGPNCYDERLWKQFGVQRPRLTLDPTLLKSAFWQFSKHPNTPNEPTRFGRGFLPPIADNIHVLLHANVTHINTNSVGKQVQSIEVSTLHHKRAQIKAKAFVLCCGGIENARLLLASNRYIPNGVGNHYDRVGRFLMDHAGCVLGTFNPRRSAAVQNLFGHYWLDDAQKRHVYLHGVALSPALQAKEQLLNCAAYLEVFPALNEPWQAIMRLTKSIKQTGLSRSLYPDTLAVASQLPDIAHGLYRRKVKHRPPITKADRIELWCLTEQPPDPDSRVTLSDQKDALGMPLSKLNWKISNQERRSVQRLSHLIVQEFQRLGLPQPDLADWLNADDNWQSHFIERAHPTGTTRMSAIPQDGVVDANCQVHGVEGLFIAGSSIFPTAGHANPTLMIVAMAIRLADRLKSHHFNSPLVEVGDWATAEKSGVG, translated from the coding sequence GTGAAATTCAGCGATCTCAATCAATTAGAAAATGATGTTGTTATTGAAACTGATCTGTGTATCGTTGGCAGCGGTCCGGCCGGACTATCAATTGCCAAAGAGTTTGCCAATACTAATATCCAAGTTTGGATTATTGAAAGTGGAGGGTTGAAGGAAGACGCAGATACTCAAACGTTGTATGCCATTGAAAGCATAGGAGTGCCGCGAGTCATGCAGCAGGAGATTCTGCGTTACCGAATTTGGGGCGGCACTTCCCATATTTGGACTGGACGCTGTGCTCCGTTTGATGAGATTGATTTTCAGCATCGTGATTGGGTTCCTTACTCTGGCTGGCCCATTTCTAGACACGAACTAAATCCCTATTTAGAACGAGCCAGTTATAACCTAGGCTTAGGCCCAAACTGTTATGATGAGCGTCTGTGGAAACAATTTGGCGTACAACGTCCCCGACTCACGCTCGATCCTACATTATTAAAATCAGCCTTCTGGCAATTTAGTAAACATCCGAATACCCCTAATGAACCAACTCGGTTTGGACGTGGTTTCTTACCGCCTATTGCAGACAATATCCATGTGCTGCTGCACGCAAATGTGACTCATATTAATACCAACTCTGTCGGTAAACAGGTGCAATCGATCGAGGTTTCCACGCTACATCATAAGCGTGCTCAGATTAAAGCAAAAGCGTTTGTTTTATGCTGCGGTGGAATTGAAAATGCTCGACTGTTACTAGCGTCCAATCGCTATATTCCCAATGGTGTAGGCAATCATTACGATCGGGTTGGTCGGTTTTTAATGGATCATGCCGGCTGTGTCTTGGGAACGTTCAATCCTCGCCGCTCTGCCGCCGTACAAAACCTCTTTGGACATTACTGGTTAGATGATGCACAAAAGCGGCATGTTTACCTGCACGGCGTGGCGCTTAGTCCAGCCTTACAGGCTAAAGAACAGTTGCTTAACTGTGCGGCTTACTTGGAAGTATTTCCAGCTTTGAATGAGCCGTGGCAGGCTATTATGCGGCTGACTAAGAGCATTAAGCAGACAGGACTGTCTCGATCGCTTTATCCAGACACACTCGCGGTTGCGTCGCAATTACCAGATATTGCCCACGGATTATATCGCCGCAAAGTCAAACATCGTCCTCCTATTACAAAAGCCGATCGCATTGAACTTTGGTGCTTAACCGAACAGCCACCCGATCCAGACAGCCGCGTGACATTGTCTGACCAAAAAGACGCTTTGGGGATGCCGCTCTCGAAACTTAATTGGAAAATTAGTAATCAGGAAAGACGATCGGTGCAGCGGCTCAGCCATTTGATTGTTCAAGAATTTCAACGACTGGGCCTGCCACAACCTGACTTGGCTGATTGGCTCAATGCTGACGACAACTGGCAATCACATTTTATTGAACGGGCCCATCCAACTGGCACAACTCGCATGTCAGCTATTCCTCAAGATGGCGTTGTGGATGCCAACTGCCAAGTGCACGGAGTAGAGGGATTATTTATCGCCGGAAGTTCTATATTTCCCACGGCTGGACATGCTAATCCAACATTGATGATTGTGGCAATGGCAATTCGGTTAGCAGATCGGTTAAAGTCTCACCATTTCAATTCACCACTAGTCGAGGTCGGCGATTGGGCAACCGCAGAAAAATCGGGCGTAGGTTAA
- the hisIE gene encoding bifunctional phosphoribosyl-AMP cyclohydrolase/phosphoribosyl-ATP diphosphatase HisIE, whose product MSISESLSCSVSFQSAIPVEQIRYNEQGLVPAIVQDYLDGTVLMMAWMNRESLQKTLETGQTWFWSRSRSELWHKGATSGHVQQVQSIRYDCDSDALLVTVKQIGDIACHTGERSCFHQVEGTIQAPPADTLSQVYTVICDRRDHPNLESYTCKLLAGGDNKILKKIGEESAEVVMAFKDDDKEAIANEVADLLYHTLVALAAHQVDIKAVYRRLQDRRR is encoded by the coding sequence ATGTCAATTTCTGAATCTTTGTCCTGTTCTGTGTCGTTTCAATCTGCAATTCCCGTTGAACAAATTCGCTACAACGAGCAGGGATTAGTGCCAGCGATCGTGCAAGACTATTTGGATGGCACAGTGTTGATGATGGCCTGGATGAATCGAGAGTCGCTTCAGAAAACGTTGGAAACCGGACAAACCTGGTTTTGGAGTCGATCGCGCTCAGAATTATGGCACAAAGGAGCGACATCGGGGCATGTACAGCAGGTGCAATCGATTCGCTATGACTGTGACAGTGATGCCCTATTGGTGACGGTTAAGCAAATTGGGGATATTGCTTGCCACACCGGAGAGCGCAGTTGCTTTCATCAAGTTGAAGGCACAATTCAAGCCCCACCCGCTGATACCTTGTCACAGGTCTATACGGTTATCTGCGATCGACGAGATCATCCCAACCTAGAGTCCTATACCTGCAAGCTGCTAGCAGGCGGCGATAACAAAATTCTCAAGAAAATTGGCGAAGAATCGGCAGAGGTGGTAATGGCATTCAAGGATGATGATAAAGAGGCGATCGCTAATGAAGTGGCGGACTTGCTCTATCACACCTTAGTGGCGTTGGCCGCTCACCAAGTTGATATCAAAGCGGTGTACCGAAGGTTGCAAGATCGTCGCCGCTAA
- a CDS encoding aspartate aminotransferase has protein sequence MTPDWITPADRLSTLPPYVFARLDELKARAREQGLDLIDLGMGNPDGATPQPVVEAAIAALQNPANHGYPPFEGTASFRQAITDWYYRRYTVKLDPSSEALPLLGSKEGLTHLAIAYVNPGDVVLVPSPSYPAHFRGPLIAGGEIYPLVLKPENHWLIDLSAIPDAVARRAKMLYFNYPSNPTTATAPRELFEEIVDFARHYEIMLVHDLCYAELAFDGFHPTSLLEIPGAKEIGVEFHTMSKTYNMAGWRVGFVVGNRHIIQSLRTLKTNLDYGIFSALQAAAETALQLPDVYLNAVQDRYRTRRDFLIDGLSKLGWSIPKSKATMYLWVPCPPEIGSTDFALSVLQQTGVVVTPGNAFGAGGEGYVRISLIADLERLQQALDRFQQAGIRYQPELVSQ, from the coding sequence ATGACACCTGACTGGATTACCCCCGCCGATCGCCTCAGCACCCTGCCGCCCTATGTGTTTGCTCGATTAGATGAGCTAAAAGCCCGGGCACGAGAACAAGGGTTAGACTTGATTGATTTAGGGATGGGCAATCCCGATGGTGCCACCCCCCAACCCGTTGTAGAAGCCGCGATCGCCGCGCTGCAAAACCCAGCCAATCACGGCTATCCGCCGTTTGAAGGAACCGCCAGTTTTCGACAAGCCATTACCGACTGGTACTACCGCCGCTACACCGTCAAGCTTGACCCCAGTAGCGAAGCTTTACCTCTGCTTGGCTCGAAAGAAGGTTTAACTCACTTGGCGATCGCCTATGTCAATCCAGGTGATGTGGTCTTAGTGCCTAGTCCCTCCTATCCTGCTCACTTTCGCGGGCCATTGATTGCGGGCGGCGAAATTTATCCGCTAGTGCTGAAACCGGAGAATCACTGGTTAATTGACCTATCGGCGATTCCTGATGCCGTAGCCCGACGCGCCAAAATGCTTTACTTTAACTACCCCAGCAATCCCACCACTGCCACCGCTCCCCGCGAATTGTTTGAAGAGATTGTGGACTTCGCCCGTCACTACGAGATCATGTTAGTCCACGACCTTTGCTACGCCGAGTTAGCCTTCGATGGCTTTCACCCCACTAGCCTATTAGAAATTCCCGGTGCCAAAGAAATTGGGGTCGAATTTCACACCATGTCTAAAACTTATAACATGGCAGGTTGGCGGGTTGGGTTTGTGGTAGGCAATCGCCATATTATTCAAAGTCTGCGCACGCTAAAAACCAACTTGGACTATGGCATCTTTTCGGCATTGCAAGCCGCCGCAGAAACCGCCCTGCAACTGCCGGATGTATATTTAAACGCAGTACAAGATCGCTATCGCACTCGGCGAGATTTTCTCATTGACGGACTGTCAAAACTAGGCTGGAGCATTCCCAAATCTAAAGCCACGATGTATTTGTGGGTTCCGTGCCCGCCTGAAATTGGCTCCACTGACTTTGCTCTCTCTGTCTTGCAACAAACGGGGGTTGTCGTGACACCGGGTAATGCCTTTGGTGCGGGGGGTGAGGGCTATGTTCGCATCAGCCTGATTGCTGACCTCGAGCGCCTTCAGCAAGCCCTCGATCGATTCCAGCAAGCCGGAATTCGTTATCAACCGGAGTTGGTATCCCAGTAA
- a CDS encoding iron-containing alcohol dehydrogenase family protein, with protein sequence MTDSSLLTSPAAIAFSPLTIAPAQVIRGAGILPQASKMMVRLGQHPLIVGGDRTLEVVRPLLVPTLEQAGLTVNQVSYAPDCSETRLALLKQAAINHQADVIIGVGGGKALDTAKLLAHQMELPIVTIPTSAATCAAWTALSNVYSEQGAFLYDVGLAKCPDLLILDYDLVQTAPQRTLVAGIGDALAKWYEASISSGHSEHSLIVAAVQQARVLRDLLLQKSVAALEEPGSTVWRDVVDASVLLAGVIGGLGGAQCRTVAAHAVHNGLTHLLQSHGTLHGEKVAYGILVQLRLEEMIQGNRLAATARQQLLSFYGDIGLPRNLADLGLLEVTLADLQRSAEVACRPQSDIHHLPFDVTPTQLMAAMVSTTAPTGETKLQEAGHSQETDSVTSPSVLSPRPFFP encoded by the coding sequence ATGACGGATTCATCTTTGCTTACTAGTCCTGCTGCGATCGCATTCTCTCCCTTAACTATTGCTCCGGCTCAAGTGATACGGGGAGCAGGAATTTTGCCCCAGGCTAGCAAGATGATGGTGCGTTTGGGACAGCATCCGCTGATCGTGGGGGGCGACCGAACACTGGAGGTGGTGCGTCCGTTGTTAGTTCCAACCCTAGAACAGGCAGGGCTGACAGTTAACCAGGTTTCCTATGCACCAGACTGTAGCGAAACTAGATTGGCGCTGTTAAAACAAGCCGCAATCAATCACCAAGCTGATGTGATTATTGGCGTCGGTGGTGGCAAAGCCCTTGACACGGCGAAATTATTGGCACATCAGATGGAGTTGCCGATCGTCACCATTCCCACTTCAGCAGCTACCTGTGCAGCATGGACAGCCCTCTCGAATGTCTATTCCGAGCAAGGTGCTTTTCTCTATGATGTTGGACTGGCTAAATGTCCCGACCTGCTGATTCTAGATTACGATTTGGTGCAAACCGCTCCCCAACGAACGCTGGTAGCAGGAATTGGCGATGCATTAGCCAAGTGGTACGAAGCATCGATCAGCAGTGGGCACTCTGAACACAGTTTGATCGTTGCGGCGGTGCAACAGGCCAGAGTGTTGCGCGATCTGTTGCTGCAAAAATCAGTGGCGGCGCTTGAAGAACCTGGTAGCACAGTTTGGCGAGATGTGGTAGACGCTAGTGTGTTGCTGGCAGGTGTCATTGGTGGATTGGGAGGAGCACAGTGTCGCACAGTGGCGGCTCATGCAGTTCACAATGGTCTGACTCATTTGCTTCAAAGTCATGGAACCCTGCACGGCGAAAAGGTAGCTTATGGCATTTTGGTGCAACTGCGCCTTGAGGAAATGATTCAGGGCAACCGCCTGGCTGCGACGGCACGTCAACAGCTTCTGAGCTTTTATGGTGACATTGGTTTACCCAGGAATTTGGCGGATCTGGGACTACTGGAAGTAACGTTAGCAGATTTGCAGCGATCGGCCGAAGTGGCCTGTCGGCCACAGTCTGATATTCACCATCTTCCCTTTGACGTCACACCAACACAGTTGATGGCGGCAATGGTGTCTACTACGGCTCCTACGGGCGAGACCAAACTTCAAGAGGCAGGACACAGCCAAGAAACAGACAGTGTCACTTCTCCCAGCGTTTTGTCACCGCGTCCATTCTTCCCCTAG
- a CDS encoding phycobiliprotein lyase — MTVALQFPQAISDSLIAAFFRRSAGEWRSERRYYTLPDGQTKEMVSVITIRFLEQGCDELRQLARLHQLEDDAIMTCGAEVSWNSADSVSGRKQSKGLTLFGALGETLFRDRGFATPQPVTAQYYFTNPDTLCLRTEYKGSVFEEELKLVGQQYRTRQTIISRAGEQQMIGQYLEKRLS; from the coding sequence GTGACTGTTGCTCTCCAGTTTCCCCAAGCGATTAGTGATTCGTTGATTGCCGCGTTCTTTCGTCGATCGGCTGGGGAGTGGCGCTCGGAACGCCGTTATTATACGCTGCCGGATGGCCAGACTAAAGAAATGGTCAGCGTCATCACCATTCGGTTTCTAGAGCAGGGCTGTGATGAGCTTCGTCAATTAGCTCGCCTGCATCAGCTTGAGGATGACGCTATCATGACTTGTGGAGCAGAAGTCAGTTGGAACAGTGCTGATTCTGTATCAGGCCGCAAGCAATCGAAAGGATTGACGTTGTTTGGAGCACTGGGCGAAACCCTGTTTCGCGATCGAGGATTTGCTACACCTCAACCTGTGACAGCTCAATACTATTTCACCAACCCCGATACCTTATGTTTACGGACTGAATACAAAGGCTCGGTGTTTGAGGAAGAGTTGAAGTTGGTCGGGCAGCAGTACCGCACTCGCCAGACTATCATCTCACGCGCAGGTGAGCAGCAGATGATCGGTCAATATCTGGAAAAGCGCTTAAGTTGA
- a CDS encoding ABC transporter permease, producing the protein MTWIQKHLNILKLFWTTAIEAELEYRVNFVVATLTSLSNLVGSIFALFLFYRSGYTFQGWSWEEALIVLGIFTLLQGFAATFLAPNLNQIVRQVQLGTLDFVLLKPISSQFWLSTRTVSPWGLPDLLFGLIIIGYAGTRLNLDPVAYAIGFIPLLFGALSLYSLWFMLGATSIWFVKIYNVTEVLRGLLEAGRFPMAAYPAAYRFFFTFIVPIAFLTTIPAEALLNRTKLGWIAGAGLLAIGLLLISRLFWRFALRFYTSASS; encoded by the coding sequence ATGACGTGGATTCAAAAACACCTCAATATTTTGAAGCTGTTTTGGACAACGGCGATCGAAGCAGAATTGGAGTATCGCGTCAATTTTGTAGTAGCTACGTTGACCAGTTTAAGTAATTTAGTCGGCAGTATCTTTGCGTTATTTCTGTTTTACCGCAGTGGTTACACGTTCCAAGGTTGGAGTTGGGAAGAAGCGCTGATTGTGTTGGGCATATTTACGCTATTACAAGGCTTTGCCGCCACGTTCCTTGCCCCCAACCTAAACCAAATTGTGCGACAAGTGCAATTGGGAACGCTGGATTTTGTGCTGTTGAAGCCCATTAGCTCGCAGTTCTGGCTGTCTACGCGCACGGTTTCCCCATGGGGATTGCCCGATCTACTATTTGGACTAATCATCATCGGCTACGCCGGAACGCGCCTCAACCTTGACCCCGTAGCCTACGCGATCGGATTCATTCCGCTGTTGTTTGGAGCATTGAGCCTTTACAGCTTATGGTTTATGCTGGGAGCTACCAGCATTTGGTTTGTCAAAATTTATAATGTCACCGAAGTGCTCCGGGGATTGCTGGAAGCAGGGCGGTTCCCAATGGCGGCCTACCCAGCGGCATATCGCTTCTTCTTTACGTTTATTGTACCGATCGCCTTTCTAACAACGATTCCCGCCGAGGCCCTGCTGAATCGTACCAAATTGGGCTGGATTGCCGGAGCCGGGCTACTGGCGATCGGGTTACTGCTCATTTCGCGCTTATTTTGGCGGTTTGCCCTACGGTTTTACACCAGTGCATCTAGTTGA
- a CDS encoding M23 family metallopeptidase translates to MLAINAGETDPQQPVSQVSPNEIAASEWYGASFPVEDFQAYTSPFGYRSSPEGGYSTEFHYGLDMAAPEGSYIRNWWSGKVIEVSDDSNCGTSVVVESGAWMHIYCHMRGHVEKDSKGRYMIDREGGIQIWEGQDLPAGARIGRVGMTGRTTGPHLHWGLKFNENWVDPALVLRAMYIGQQAASRSAEESAQN, encoded by the coding sequence TTGCTAGCCATTAATGCCGGAGAAACCGATCCGCAGCAGCCTGTGTCTCAAGTGTCGCCCAACGAGATTGCTGCCAGTGAGTGGTATGGAGCTTCGTTTCCCGTTGAAGATTTTCAGGCCTATACATCCCCGTTTGGCTATCGCTCGTCTCCGGAAGGAGGTTACTCCACCGAGTTTCACTATGGGCTGGATATGGCCGCCCCTGAAGGCAGCTACATTCGCAATTGGTGGAGCGGCAAGGTTATAGAGGTCTCAGATGATAGTAATTGCGGCACATCGGTGGTGGTGGAGTCGGGCGCGTGGATGCACATTTATTGCCATATGCGCGGACATGTTGAAAAAGATAGCAAAGGACGCTACATGATCGATCGTGAGGGCGGAATTCAAATCTGGGAAGGTCAAGATCTGCCCGCTGGGGCCCGCATTGGACGAGTGGGGATGACCGGACGCACGACTGGCCCGCATTTGCACTGGGGTCTGAAGTTTAATGAAAACTGGGTAGACCCAGCCTTGGTGCTACGAGCTATGTATATAGGGCAACAGGCAGCGTCGCGATCGGCAGAGGAGTCTGCTCAGAATTGA
- a CDS encoding aldo/keto reductase has product MNLPASSRLQLTPDLNVCRILNGMWQVSGGHGSIDPQKAIPSMFDYIDAGFTTWDLADHYGPAEDFVGAFRQQLAATRGDDALSQIQAFTKWVPRPGRMTRQVVETNIDRSRQRMKTDCLDLLQFHWWDYRDSNYLDALRHMSDLQTEGKIKHLALTNFDTEHLQIILDHGIPIVSNQVQYSLIDRRPAVSMAKFCQEHHIKLFAYGSLCGGLLSENYLGQTEPGRWDLETASLRKYKQMIDAWGGWALFQSLLSVLKTIAEKHGVSIANVAVRYVLDQPAVGGVIVGTRLGLSQHIQDTARVFEFALDADDHRSLEAIFNQSRDLYRLIGDCGDEYRR; this is encoded by the coding sequence ATGAATTTACCCGCATCGAGCCGATTACAGTTGACGCCTGATCTAAACGTTTGTCGAATTTTAAACGGCATGTGGCAAGTTTCTGGGGGGCATGGATCGATTGATCCGCAAAAAGCCATTCCTAGTATGTTTGATTACATCGATGCCGGTTTCACCACCTGGGATTTAGCCGACCACTACGGCCCCGCCGAAGATTTTGTTGGGGCGTTTCGCCAGCAGCTTGCAGCTACTCGCGGAGACGATGCTCTGTCTCAAATTCAAGCCTTTACCAAGTGGGTACCGCGTCCCGGCCGCATGACGCGCCAAGTGGTGGAAACCAACATCGATCGATCGCGCCAACGCATGAAAACCGACTGTTTGGACTTGCTGCAATTTCACTGGTGGGACTACCGTGACTCTAACTATCTTGATGCCTTGCGCCACATGAGCGATTTGCAAACCGAGGGCAAAATCAAGCATCTAGCATTAACTAACTTTGACACCGAGCATCTGCAAATTATTCTGGATCACGGCATTCCCATTGTCTCGAATCAGGTGCAATATTCCCTGATCGATCGCCGTCCGGCTGTGTCAATGGCCAAGTTTTGTCAAGAACACCATATCAAACTGTTTGCCTACGGCAGCCTCTGCGGCGGCTTGCTCTCGGAGAACTATTTGGGACAAACCGAACCGGGCCGCTGGGATCTCGAAACCGCCTCTTTGCGCAAATATAAGCAAATGATTGATGCGTGGGGCGGCTGGGCGCTGTTTCAATCCTTGCTGTCTGTCCTCAAAACGATTGCAGAAAAGCATGGCGTGTCGATCGCCAATGTTGCCGTCCGTTATGTGTTGGATCAACCCGCTGTAGGTGGTGTGATTGTAGGAACCCGTCTCGGTTTATCTCAGCACATTCAAGACACCGCTAGAGTTTTCGAGTTTGCCCTCGATGCCGACGATCATCGTTCCCTTGAGGCGATTTTTAATCAGTCGCGGGATTTATACAGACTGATTGGTGATTGTGGTGATGAATATAGAAGGTAG
- a CDS encoding GAF domain-containing protein — MTADFSNPMLATLTQSRKENLTDRVKDLPTSQFVELLEQITREFEHFLQAIEMINTDSLETMLEQILEAFTLKIGQILQADRATIFLVDKDKEQLWSKIAQSENGEPLELRLSIHTGIAGHVAQTGECLNIPDAYTHPLFNKEVDRETGYQTRNILCMPIFNTKGDRVVAVVQLLNKQGDAAFNAQDEQRFREFADSIGIILESCNSFYLAARNQRGVAALLKATSYLGQSLDLDKTLQVVMDEARHLMQADRSTLFLVDRAKGELWSKVAKSDDRTMMEIRIPADRGIAGYVAATGQTLNIPNAYEDPRFDSNVDKQTGYRTRNILCMPVYNSEGLLIGVTQLINKHQGSFTSLDEEFMRAFNIQAGIALENAKLFESVLLEKQYQKDILQSLSDAVISTDLQGKIVTINDAALQLLGYSEASSDRSQLETWRQALIGRYVWDVMAIDNLQRRLEDSLKHGARHYVPEQTLAVKDWGLGIGDFERSINLTVNPLTNPEGGVRGGLIVLEDISQEKRMKATLYRYMTPGVAERVMALGDDALMVGERKDVTILFSDIRSYTSLTERMSAAEVVSLLNNYFEAMVEAVFNFDGTLDKFIGDALMAVFGAPLPLENHAWMAVQSALDMRRRLKEFNQHRQAAGQSLIHIGIGLSSGEVVSGNIGSQKRMDYTVIGDGVDISSRLEGATKEYGCDIILSEYTYHLCSSKIWTRELDRVRVKGKTRPIYIYELIDDRQQPIEPSHAEFLALYQAGRQAYIERNFRRALYYFETAQQLRPDDRAAALFIDRSVEYLLTPPPDDWDGVYRMISK; from the coding sequence ATGACGGCTGATTTCTCCAATCCGATGCTGGCCACGTTAACGCAGAGCCGCAAAGAGAATTTGACCGATCGCGTCAAAGATTTGCCAACCAGTCAATTTGTGGAATTGCTTGAGCAGATTACGCGAGAGTTTGAACATTTTCTGCAAGCGATCGAAATGATTAATACCGATTCGCTAGAGACGATGTTGGAACAAATTTTGGAGGCCTTTACGCTCAAAATTGGTCAGATTTTGCAAGCCGATCGGGCCACAATTTTCTTAGTTGATAAGGATAAAGAGCAGCTTTGGTCTAAAATTGCGCAATCTGAAAACGGCGAGCCGTTGGAGTTGCGGCTTTCGATTCATACGGGTATTGCTGGACATGTGGCCCAAACAGGCGAGTGTTTGAACATTCCCGATGCTTACACCCATCCACTATTCAACAAAGAAGTCGATCGTGAGACGGGCTACCAGACCCGCAACATTCTCTGTATGCCCATCTTCAACACCAAGGGCGATCGAGTGGTGGCGGTGGTGCAGTTGCTCAACAAGCAAGGAGACGCGGCTTTTAATGCCCAAGATGAGCAGCGCTTTCGAGAATTTGCTGATTCAATCGGCATTATTTTAGAAAGCTGTAATTCCTTTTATTTGGCGGCGCGCAATCAGCGAGGAGTGGCGGCCTTGTTGAAGGCTACGTCATATTTGGGGCAAAGCCTTGATCTGGATAAAACGCTGCAAGTGGTAATGGACGAAGCGCGGCATTTGATGCAGGCCGATCGCAGCACGTTATTTTTGGTGGATCGCGCTAAGGGCGAACTGTGGTCAAAGGTGGCCAAATCCGATGATCGCACCATGATGGAAATTCGGATTCCGGCCGATCGTGGCATTGCGGGCTATGTGGCTGCGACGGGGCAAACATTGAATATTCCTAATGCCTATGAAGATCCTCGGTTTGACTCTAATGTAGACAAACAAACCGGATACCGCACCCGCAATATTCTCTGTATGCCGGTCTATAACTCGGAAGGGCTATTAATTGGTGTGACGCAACTGATCAACAAGCACCAAGGCAGCTTCACCAGCCTGGATGAGGAATTTATGCGGGCGTTTAACATTCAGGCGGGCATTGCTCTGGAAAACGCCAAACTGTTTGAAAGTGTGCTGTTAGAAAAACAGTACCAGAAAGACATTTTACAAAGCCTTTCTGATGCGGTAATCTCCACCGATTTACAGGGCAAGATTGTCACAATCAATGACGCTGCGTTGCAGCTATTGGGATATTCTGAAGCGTCTAGCGATCGATCGCAACTTGAAACCTGGCGACAGGCATTGATTGGTCGCTATGTGTGGGACGTGATGGCGATCGACAATTTGCAGCGGCGACTAGAAGACAGTTTGAAACATGGCGCACGGCATTACGTGCCAGAGCAGACGTTAGCGGTTAAGGATTGGGGACTGGGAATTGGGGATTTTGAGCGCAGCATCAATCTCACAGTCAATCCGTTGACGAACCCAGAAGGCGGGGTGCGGGGCGGGTTGATTGTTTTGGAAGATATCAGCCAAGAAAAGCGCATGAAGGCAACGCTGTATCGCTATATGACGCCAGGTGTGGCAGAACGAGTGATGGCACTGGGGGATGATGCCTTGATGGTGGGCGAGCGCAAAGATGTCACCATTTTGTTCTCGGATATTCGTAGCTATACCTCTCTCACTGAGCGCATGAGTGCGGCGGAAGTGGTGTCGTTGCTGAATAATTATTTTGAAGCGATGGTGGAGGCGGTGTTTAACTTTGATGGCACGCTGGATAAGTTTATTGGCGATGCCCTGATGGCGGTATTTGGTGCGCCGCTGCCCTTGGAAAATCATGCGTGGATGGCAGTACAGTCTGCATTGGATATGCGTCGCCGCCTCAAGGAATTCAATCAACATCGCCAAGCGGCTGGACAATCGTTAATTCACATTGGGATTGGTCTTAGTTCCGGCGAAGTGGTTTCGGGCAATATTGGGTCACAAAAACGTATGGACTATACCGTCATTGGAGATGGTGTTGACATCAGTTCTCGCCTGGAGGGAGCCACCAAAGAATACGGCTGCGATATTATTTTGAGCGAATATACTTACCACCTCTGTAGCTCTAAAATTTGGACTCGTGAACTCGATCGCGTCCGGGTCAAGGGCAAAACTCGACCGATTTATATCTACGAACTGATTGACGATCGACAGCAGCCGATCGAGCCGAGTCATGCGGAATTTTTAGCACTATATCAGGCGGGTCGCCAAGCGTATATTGAGCGTAACTTTCGGAGAGCGCTTTACTACTTTGAAACGGCCCAGCAATTGCGACCAGACGATCGCGCCGCTGCCTTGTTTATTGATCGATCGGTGGAGTACCTGCTGACCCCGCCTCCAGACGATTGGGATGGGGTTTATAGAATGATAAGTAAATGA